The following DNA comes from Chitinophagales bacterium.
CAAATAGTAAACTGCAATAACGGAGAACGCTTAGAAACTTATGTTATTAAAGGAGAAAGAGGTTCTGGAGTGATATGTTTAAACGGTGCAGCCGCCCGAAAAGTAGCCGTGGGCGATATTGTTATTATTATTTCTTATGCCTATATGGATAGAGAAGAATTAAAATCGCATGTGCCCGTTACTATTTATCCTGGCGAAAACAATCAATTGTAAATAGCCACATTATATGAATAGTAAAATAAAGTCTTTTTTAAAAATAGCCATTCCTTTTTTAATAGGCTTTTTACTTATTTATTTATATTTCAAACAACTTACACCTAAGGATATTGAAGACATAAAAAACGCTATAAAAGGAGCTAATTATTTTATGTTATTAATTTCTGTTTTCTTTACTTTACTTAGTGATATTTTCCGTTCGTGGCGGTTTAAAAATCTTATAGATGCTACAGGACAAAAAATAACATTTATGAAATCTTTTCACGCTGTAAATGTTAATTATTTAGTAAACTTAGGCATTCCAAGAGCCGGAGAATTGGCAAGGTGTGGCGTGCTGGCTACTTACGATAATATTCCTATTAATAAAAGCTTAGGTGTTTTAATAAACGAACGAATTGTAGATTTGATTTTACTGCTTTTTGTAGGCGGGTTAACCTTACTTTTTCAATATACTGTGTTTGTTAGTTTCTATAATGAATATATGGGAGCAACCGTAAAATCTGTTATTGATTGGTTTTTCTTACACCCTGTTATAGCCGGTATTTTGGGCATAGTGCTTATTATTGGTTTTTATGTTTTTACAAGATTTTTGTTTTCTAAAAATAAATCAACAGGAAAAATAACCAGTATTATTAATGGTTTTAAAGATGGGATTTTATCTGTGGTTCGCCTTAAAAAACCGTGGTTATTTGTCTTTCAATCATTGGCTATTTGGGTGTGTTATTTTTTTATGATTTATTTTGTTACCAAAACACTACCACAATCTTCATTTTTAGGTTTTGATGCCACTTTAGCCATTTTATTTTTTGGAACATTTGGATTTTTAGCCACACCCGGGGGCATTGGCTCTTACCCTATTATTGTAGGTTTACTTTTAGCATTATA
Coding sequences within:
- a CDS encoding aspartate 1-decarboxylase, whose translation is MQLQVFKSKIHRAVVTQADLNYIGSITIDEDLMDAANILENERVQIVNCNNGERLETYVIKGERGSGVICLNGAAARKVAVGDIVIIISYAYMDREELKSHVPVTIYPGENNQL
- a CDS encoding flippase-like domain-containing protein produces the protein MNSKIKSFLKIAIPFLIGFLLIYLYFKQLTPKDIEDIKNAIKGANYFMLLISVFFTLLSDIFRSWRFKNLIDATGQKITFMKSFHAVNVNYLVNLGIPRAGELARCGVLATYDNIPINKSLGVLINERIVDLILLLFVGGLTLLFQYTVFVSFYNEYMGATVKSVIDWFFLHPVIAGILGIVLIIGFYVFTRFLFSKNKSTGKITSIINGFKDGILSVVRLKKPWLFVFQSLAIWVCYFFMIYFVTKTLPQSSFLGFDATLAILFFGTFGFLATPGGIGSYPIIVGLLLALYGLEMHIGTTLGWITYVGQTILILFLGLFSFIMLGREKAKLKLLSAGE